The Vigna radiata var. radiata cultivar VC1973A unplaced genomic scaffold, Vradiata_ver6 scaffold_221, whole genome shotgun sequence genome window below encodes:
- the LOC106753384 gene encoding uncharacterized protein LOC106753384 isoform X1 translates to MMKTKGIGPTQSLRPNSASDRKDKEEKTLSLEKLLSDRGLVREKMLGLERKLQSSDRRLLCNPEEERSPTTMKEEEKRWEKEEETLLSAGLMAAQNPKWRLRISMNSSIIVQMNRLLREVHVHRIRMTPFRWCLHVLSPLEVNLELLKVMVCRWTGHDNQQQSSSTTLDDVIKRIEQLQTFIVQDLTSWNHELGTLRSNCNTHAHP, encoded by the exons ATGATGAAAACTAAAGGAATTGGGCCGACCCAAAGTCTGAGGCCCAATTCAGCTTCTGACCGAAAGGATAAGGAGGAAAAGACTCTCTCCCTCGAGAAGCTTCTATCAGACAGAGGTTTGGTGAGAGAAAAGATGCTAGGGCTCGAGAGAAAACTCCAAAGCTCTGATCGGAGGCTTCTCTGCAATCCTGAAGAGGAGCGATCTCCCACTAcgatgaaggaagaagaaaagcgatgggagaaagaagaagaaacactTCTCAG TGCAGGTTTAATGGCAGCGCAAAACCCAAAa tggcGGCTTCGAATCTCCATGAATTCATCAATCATTGTTCAAATGAATCGCTTACTCAGAGAAGTTCATGTACATCGCATTAGGATGACACCATTTAGGTGGTGTTTGCATGTACTTAGCCCTTTGGAGGTTAATTTGGAATTATTGAAGGTGATGGTATGTCGATGGACTGGTCATGATAATCAACAACAAAGTTCTTCTACAACATTAGATGATGTCATTAAACGCATTGAACAACTCCAGACCTTCATTGTACAAGATTTGACGTCCTGGAATCACGAGTTGGGAACATTGAGGAGCAACTGCAACACTCACGCACACCCTTAG
- the LOC106753384 gene encoding uncharacterized protein LOC106753384 isoform X3 has translation MMKTKGIGPTQSLRPNSASDRKDKEEKTLSLEKLLSDRGLVREKMLGLERKLQSSDRRLLCNPEEERSPTTMKEEEKRWEKEEETLLRFNGSAKPKMAASNLHEFINHCSNESLTQRSSCTSH, from the exons ATGATGAAAACTAAAGGAATTGGGCCGACCCAAAGTCTGAGGCCCAATTCAGCTTCTGACCGAAAGGATAAGGAGGAAAAGACTCTCTCCCTCGAGAAGCTTCTATCAGACAGAGGTTTGGTGAGAGAAAAGATGCTAGGGCTCGAGAGAAAACTCCAAAGCTCTGATCGGAGGCTTCTCTGCAATCCTGAAGAGGAGCGATCTCCCACTAcgatgaaggaagaagaaaagcgatgggagaaagaagaagaaacactTCTCAG GTTTAATGGCAGCGCAAAACCCAAAa tggcGGCTTCGAATCTCCATGAATTCATCAATCATTGTTCAAATGAATCGCTTACTCAGAGAAGTTCATGTACATCGCATTAG
- the LOC106753384 gene encoding uncharacterized protein LOC106753384 isoform X2: MMKTKGIGPTQSLRPNSASDRKDKEEKTLSLEKLLSDRGLVREKMLGLERKLQSSDRRLLCNPEEERSPTTMKEEEKRWEKEEETLLRNCEMASSSTKWTKKSRKGKEAVTEAXDAAYVRPXVAEQLDQRRFFSXXHQMKNYAAEFSTRNIVVPKIMNFESFVDSGLFFQHHLIFQGMVKFLTL; this comes from the exons ATGATGAAAACTAAAGGAATTGGGCCGACCCAAAGTCTGAGGCCCAATTCAGCTTCTGACCGAAAGGATAAGGAGGAAAAGACTCTCTCCCTCGAGAAGCTTCTATCAGACAGAGGTTTGGTGAGAGAAAAGATGCTAGGGCTCGAGAGAAAACTCCAAAGCTCTGATCGGAGGCTTCTCTGCAATCCTGAAGAGGAGCGATCTCCCACTAcgatgaaggaagaagaaaagcgatgggagaaagaagaagaaacactTCTCAG aaattgTGAAATGGCCTCATCATCAACGAAATGGACTAAAAAAAGTCGTAAGGGAAAAGAAGCCGTAACNGAGGCANAAGATGCAGCCTATGTCAGACCATNTGTTGCAGAACAATTAGATCAACGTCGTTTCTTCAGTCANANCCATCAGATGAAAAACTATGCAGCTGAGTTCTCCACAAGGAATATTGTCGTtcctaaaataatgaatttcgaATCATTTGTCGATTCAGGGTTATttttccaacatcatcttataTTTCAAGGGATGGTCAAATTTCTTACACTGTAG
- the LOC106753383 gene encoding receptor-like protein 12, protein MRISQCPFVFIILCYSFWIXHTVYFTGVSXQIVEDQXQSLLKLKNSLIFEQEKSHKLVFWNSSTDCCKWTGVTCDEEGHVIGLDLNGESINGGFDNSSTLFNLQSLRILNLSVNKFSSQIPSGFSRLKNLTYLNLSYAGFVGHIPTEISSLTRLVTLDISSLSYLSGPPLKLEKTNLEMLVKNFTMIRQLYMDGVSVSTQGNEWSNALFQLHSLQELSMSNCNLSGPLDHSLTRLRNLSTIRLDQNNLSSPVPETFADFPNLTTLHLSFCELKGVFPDKIFQLATLSDIDLSFNYDLNGSLPELPPNSSLQKLIVSHTRFSGALPASIGNLRQLSILDLSNCHFNGTLPSSMSGLKKLTSLLLSLNNFTGQIPSLNMSRNLTHLDLSHNKFTGSITYVHLEGLRELVQIDLQDNLLDGNIPSSLFALPLVQSIQLSNNHFHGQLDEFSNISSSVLEILDLSSNDLEGPIPLSIFNLRSLNVLKLSLNKLHDTLKLDVFQGLENLTTLALSHNSLSVETNETDKGLISSFHNMRSIELASCNLTQFPSFLRNNSRITTLDLSSNHIRGSIPIWIWQLPSLLQLNLSHNLLSSLEGSVQNIGSNLRLVDLHANQLQGKLQIFPVHAIYLDYSSNNFSFALPSDVRTRLSSIAFLSLSKNNLSGSIPRFLCNSSQLTVLDVSYNNFEWRIPECLTKSVTIKVLNLQHNKFSGSIPDKFPVSCALRTLHLNSNLLKGPIPKSLENCSSLEVFDIGNNAVYDGFPYFLNSISTFRVLVLRRNKFHGHIECPDANRTWPMLQIIDVALNTFSGLLPGKCFKTWKAMKIDEYHDASKFNHIGSAVLPFGGIYYQDSVTLTIKGLELEFVKVLNLVTSVDFSSNNFDGTIPEEIMDFTGLYALNLSHNYLTGQIPSSIGNLTQLESLDLSSNNFGGEIPTHLELLNFLSFLNLSSNRLVGKIPVGRQLQTFDQSSYTGNADLCGSPLTKNCSDEKPGLSTSANARSHATGENIVRAELGFVLGLGLFSVHLLFWKKWRERYWKHVDSILCGIFPQLNLEYETRGGQSYQVLRWRP, encoded by the coding sequence ATGAGAATTTCCCAATGTCCTTTCGTTTTCATCATATTATGCTACTCCTTCTGGATANANCACACTGTTTATTTCACCGGGGTTTCTNGTCAGATTGTTGAAGATCAACNACAGTCATTGCTAAAATTGAAGAACAGCCTAATATTCGAGCAAGAAAAATCTCACAAACTTGTGTTCTGGAATTCAAGCACGGATTGCTGTAAGTGGACAGGTGTAACCTGTGATGAGGAGGGACATGTTATTGGCCTTGACCTGAATGGAGAATCAATCAATGGTGGATTTGACAATTCAAGTACTCTTTTCAACCTGCAAAGTCTCAGGATACTGAATTTGTCCGTTAATAAGTTCAGTTCTCAGATACCATCTGGATTCAGCAGGTTGAAGAACTTAACATATCTGAATTTGTCTTACGCTGGTTTTGTGGGCCATATTCCAACAGAGATTTCTTCCCTGACAAGGTTGGTAACTCTTGATATCTCTTCTCTTTCCTATTTGTCTGGGCCACCGCTGAAACTTGAAAAAACAAATCTGGAAATGCTTGTTAAAAACTTCACCATGATTAGACAGTTGTATATGGATGGTGTAAGTGTATCAACCCAGGGAAATGAATGGAGCAACGCTTTGTTTCAGCTACATAGCCTGCAGGAGCTGAGCATGTCCAACTGCAATCTCTCAGGACCCCTTGATCATTCCCTGACAAGACTTCGAAACCTATCAACCATTCGTCTTGATCAAAACAACTTATCATCCCCGGTGCCAGAAACCTTTGCCGATTTTCCAAATTTAACAACCCTTCATCTTAGTTTCTGTGAATTGAAAGGAGTGTTTCCTGATAAGATCTTTCAGTTGGCAACATTGTCTGACATAGACTTGTCATTCAACTATGATCTTAATGGATCTTTGCCTGAATTGCCTCCGAATTCTTCTCTTCAGAAATTAATTGTGAGTCACACAAGGTTCTCAGGAGCATTGCCAGCTTCTATAGGTAATCTTAGGCAGTTATCCATCTTAGATCTTTCTAATTGCCATTTTAACGGAACACTACCCAGTTCAATGTCAGGACTCAAGAAACTCACTTCTCTACTCTTGTCGTTAAATAACTTCACTGGTCAAATTCCGTCCCTGAATATGTCCAGGAATCTCACGCATTTAGACTTATCACACAATAAATTCACAGGTTCAATCACATATGTTCACTTGGAAGGCCTAAGAGAGCTGGTCCAAATTGATTTACAGGACAACTTACTTGATGGAAACATCCCTTCTTCTCTTTTTGCACTTCCATTGGTACAAAGCATTCAACTTTCCAACAACCATTTCCATGGCCAGCTtgatgaattttcaaatatctcaTCCTCCGTCTTAGAGATCCTTGATTTAAGTAGTAATGATCTAGAAGGGCCCATTCCTCTATCTATTTTTAATCTCAGATCACTGAATGTCCTCAAACTATCTTTAAACAAGTTACATGACACATTGAAGCTAGACGTGTTTCAGGGACTTGAAAATCTAACTACACTGGCCCTTTCACACAACAGCTTGTCAGTGGAGACAAATGAGACGGATAAAGGCCTTATATCTTCATTCCACAATATGAGGAGTATAGAGTTGGCTTCCTGCAATCTGACACAGTTCCCCAGTTTCTTGAGAAACAATTCCAGAATAACCACTTTAGACCTCTCAAGTAACCATATTCGAGGATCTATACCAATATGGATATGGCAACTTCCCTCTCTACTTCAATTAAATCTTTCTCACAATTTGCTCAGCAGTTTAGAAGGATCTGTTCAGAACATTGGTTCCAATCTGAGGCTCGTTGACCTTCATGCTAACCAACTCCAAGGGAAGCTTCAAATATTTCCAGTGCATGCCATTTATTTGGACTATTCAAGCAATAATTTCAGTTTCGCTCTTCCGTCAGATGTTCGTACTCGTCTGTCTTCCATAGCTTTTCTGTCTCTgtccaaaaataatttatctggGAGTATTCCTCGTTTCCTGTGCAATAGTTCACAGTTGACAGTTCTGGATGTTTCTTATAATAACTTCGAATGGAGAATTCCTGAGTGCTTAACAAAGAGTGTGACAATTAAGGTATTAAATCTGCAACACAACAAGTTTAGTGGCAGCATTCCAGATAAGTTTCCAGTATCTTGTGCTCTAAGGACTCTGCATCTCAATAGTAATCTATTGAAGGGGCCAATTCCCAAATCCCTAGAAAATTGCTCATCATTAGAGGTGTTTGATATTGGAAACAATGCGGTATATGATGGATTTCCATACTTCTTAAATTCAATATCCACATTTCGTGTCCTGGTTTTGAGGAGAAACAAATTTCATGGGCACATTGAATGTCCTGATGCTAACAGAACTTGGCCAATGCTTCAAATTATTGATGTGGCTTTGAACACATTTAGTGGTTTACTTCCAGGAAAATGTTTCAAAACATGGAAGGCAATGAAGATTGACGAATATCATGATGCATCAAAGTTCAATCACATAGGATCTGCGGTCCTTCCATTTGGTGGTATATATTATCAGGATTCTGTGACACTTACAATCAAAGGTTTGGAGTTGGAGTTTGTTAAAGTCCTAAATCTCGTCACATCTGTTGACTTCTCATCCAACAATTTTGATGGAACAATACCTGAAGAGATTATGGATTTTACTGGACTTTATGCTCTCAACTTGTCTCATAATTATTTAACAGGCCAAATCCCTTCATCTATAGGGAATTTAACACAGCTTGAGTCATTGGACCTGTCAAGCAACAATTTTGGTGGCGAAATTCCCACACATCTTGAACTTTTAAATTTCCTCTCATTCTTGAACCTCTCTTCTAATCGTCTGGTTGGAAAAATCCCTGTAGGTAGGCAACTTCAAACATTTGACCAATCTTCCTATACTGGTAATGCAGATTTATGTGGAAGTCCTTTGACTAAAAACTGTAGTGATGAAAAACCTGGGCTGTCAACCTCGGCAAATGCAAGGTCGCACGCAACTGGTGAAAATATCGTGAGGGCTGAATTGGGGTTTGTTTTAGGACTCGGACTTTTCAGTGTTCACCTACTGTTTTGGAAGAAATGGAGGGAAAGGTACTGGAAGCATGTGGACTCAATTCTGTGCGGCATCTTCCCACAGCTGAATCTTGAATACGAAACCCGTGGAGGACAAAGCTATCAAGTATTAAGGTGGAGGCCTTAG